The Mustelus asterias unplaced genomic scaffold, sMusAst1.hap1.1 HAP1_SCAFFOLD_608, whole genome shotgun sequence genomic interval ACAAGATTGTGGGCAGAGTTTTACAACTCCTCCcactgctgggattttccggtcccgctgcagacaATGGAATATTGAACAGCTCACCATATTTTCCAGGCCCGCCCTCCACCGCGACAAGGCCGCACCATTCTGCCCTCTGTTTCTGTAATCATCACACAGGAGAACGCAATAGGAGAGGAATGATCGGACAGGGTAAATCCATCATTTCTGAGTTGCGCTCTGCACGGTTAGAATTGAGCTCGATGGAAGGTGAATTCAGATGGCTGTCAGGTTGCCTCAGCATCCAGTTAGTCTTTTCAGAATACAATGATACCAATAAAGACGGGGACAATGCATCAGTGTCGGGGTTAAAGTGAGATCCAGGAATAGGGCGAAATAAAAAAATCTCACTCTGTGCACCATTCAACTATCCAACTCTGGGATGTGAAGCCCATCTGGATCTTGTATATTTCATTGATGTGACCTCTGACATTCTCTGCAGCATTAACCCGTTATGCGACAGGCTCTTTCCTGGTAATTTTGTACAAATTGATTTCTTGTTCTGGGACACTGTGAACAATTGTGGAATCAAAATGAGTTGGAAGAACCTTCTCGTAGAAATCGATGACTCCCATGTGTTTGCGCATCTTCGAGCAGAAGTAAATGGTGGTACTTTGTTTGCTCAGGTAGAGCAGGGTCGTTATCAGCGAGTGGAATTCTGATGGCCTGTAGATGATATCTGAACCAAAGATGAAGTCATAGTCTGTGGGGAACTGTTTGTGGTCTTTGCCCCACAGTAAAGCAGACACTTTTGCACGCTTGATGCCGACCTCGGGGATGTTTTTGCTGACGTTGTACTGTAATTGAATCACAACATTCGGTTGGTCAGTCAAAGTTACATCACCACCTGCCGGAGGAATGTTAGAGAGGAACAACTTATTTCCATTTATTGCTTTTCTGTGACAGTCCTGTAAATGGTAAATGTGGACAGAGAAATCCTGGACAAGGCAGATGAACACGGCGAATGATGCACTTTTGCAGTGATTTGGCACTGAGTACTGGGCAGAGCATTCGATCGCCTTATTCATTGGGCGACATTTATTGACCTGTTTTCAATAACTCTTGATGGAATTTTTTGGAAGAAAGAAAAGGTGATCACATCGTAAGAAGCCTcacacgccaggttaaagtccaactggtttatttggaatcacgagttttcagagcgctgctccttcctcaggtgagtcacgaGTGTATTCACCCGAGCTAGTCCcaccgacaccaaggggcaatttagcacggccaatccacctaacccgcacagctttcagactgtggg includes:
- the LOC144487135 gene encoding EEF1A lysine methyltransferase 3-like, with the protein product MDLLSIESGSSNSASDMGGVCPTGARLLRRVHRSSSSPPSLRGRGGAVASPAVSILDSEGLTMSDREVGLASLGELSSVLSLLGIAKVLCRYFEQEQMDFTGKKVIELGAGTGLVGILAILLGGDVTLTDQPNVVIQLQYNVSKNIPEVGIKRAKVSALLWGKDHKQFPTDYDFIFGSDIIYRPSEFHSLITTLLYLSKQSTTIYFCSKMRKHMGVIDFYEKVLPTHFDSTIVHSVPEQEINLYKITRKEPVA